The Halorussus rarus genome includes the window ACGAGATACGTGCTTAGCGCCGCCGCTAACGCCTGTCCTCGGCTTCTAGCGAGCGCTGAAATTCCCGTGCCAATGCCCGTCCAAACGGCGCTGAAATACAATGTCACTGCAAAAAACCCGAGATAGGTGCCGAGAGGGAGGCGGTTGAGATGCACAACCAAGAGGACTGCACCGAGGCTGAACGCGGCAGTTACACTGAGCGTGGTGACGATGAGTCGCCCAATGAACTTCCCGAAAAGAACGTCAAGACGGGTGTTTGGGAGGCCGAGCAAGTAGATTCCACTACCGGATTCCAACTCGCCAATAATCGCATTATAGCTCGAGATGAGGACTGCCAGTGGGAACAGGAGTGTAATCAGGGTACCCAGACTCGATAAGGCACGGATTATCGGCGTGAACTCCGTGGTGGTCTGAGACTGGGTCAGGATCGACAACGCTGTTATTGCTGTAATGACGCCAGTAAGCATCCAGAGCACGTTCGAGCGTCGCACATCCCGGAATTCCTTGCCGGCGATCGCCCGCCAATTCATGCGTTCCTCTCCATCTGAACCTGGCCGTCGTTGTCACACTCGTCGGTGTTCGTGTAGGCTTCAAACATCTCCTCGAGGGAGGCTGGCTCGGAGAGAATATCTGCTACGCCTTCGTGTTCTTGGAGATGCATCACGACGTCTGCTTTGACGCCCCGGTTTGCACAGACCACGTGTAGGTTCCGACCATCGACGTCGACGTACTCGACGCCCGGTACTGATTCGAGTGTGAGGCTCTGAGGCTCGGAGCGGAGGACCACGTCGATGGTCGCGTGCGTGAAGACTGACTCTCGGAGATTTTCGATAGAGTCTTCGACAACCAGATCACCTTCTCGAAGAATGCCAACGCGATCACAGACGGCTTCAACTTCGGGGAGGATATGACTGGAGAAGAACACGGTCGTTCCCGCCGCCGCTTCCTCCCGGATTACCGCCCGGATTTTTCGCATCCCACTGGGGTCCAATCCTGAGGAGGGTTCATCGAGGATCAACAAATCAGGGTCACCAACCAGTGCCATTCCGAGGCCCAGTCGTTGTGCCATTCCTTTTGAGTACTCACCAACAGCTCGGTCAGCATCGCTTTGGCGAAGACCAACGCGATCGAGGACGGCATCAATGTCAGTTCTCGAGTCCTTACACGCGTTCGCGAATTCGAGATGCTCGTGTCCCGTGAGGCGCTCGTATCCCGTTGCATTCTCGGGGAGAATTCCGATATGCTTCCGGAGTTCGTGAGCGTCAGTCTGCGTATCGTACCCGAGGACACTGGCCGTGCCGGTCGTCGGATGGAGGAAATTAAGGAGGAGATTGATCGTCGTTGATTTCCCGGCGCCGTTTGGACCGAGGAAGCCGTACACCTCGCCTTCCTCAACGCAAAGGTCCAGGCTGTCGACCGCGAGTACATCTCCGTATCGCTTCGTCAGGTTGGTCGTTTCAATCGCTGTCATCCATGAACGGGTGAGTGCTCCGCCCCCAAGTAAGGCCCAGACCATTTACGCCGATTCCGGCCCGTATACGTCCGTACACCCAATTTTGGAAATTTTTGATACGGCCATACACCCGGTGAGTAGTGATTATTTTCAGGGCCAGACCTGCCAATCCGGGGTACCGTCAGATCTGAAGAGAGGAACGGTTCGTGCTAGCTCCATTCAGCGAGGTTCTCGGGTAGCGCAGTCCTACCTAACGTATAAATAACTACATGTGAGAGTAGTAATTCATGGCTGGCGATCCTGCTGCATTGCTGACGAAGACGCAACGTCAGCGAATTCGCGAGCGGTTCGCGTCATTGGACGACGAACAAACGAGACGCGACCAACAACGCATTCGTGACAGAGTTGCGGCTGGCATCCATGATTTTGAACTCCTCGTTGAGTATCCCGATAAGCAACTGCAGATGGCTCTGGATGAGTATACTGATGCAGAATTACGTGAAGCACTCGCAAGTAGCCAGATAGTACTTGAACGGATTCGTGAGAACCGCGGCCTCGAGCGCGACGAAATACGAGCGCACGCAGAAGAACAGACTAGAGTCCAACAAGCGGAGAGTACAGATCTGCAAACACTGGAGCGCGTCGAGTTCGAAACAGACGCGGAACGCCGTCGTCGGCTTCGAGACGAGCTCTACGGAGAACAAGAACCGAGTGTCTGGGGACAACGAGCCAATCGCTTCATCCAAGTTGCGTTCAGTGTATTTCTTCCGGGACTTCTCCTTTGGGCACTTGAGGATACTCTTCAATCGGTGGTGTCGTTCCCGTATGCTCCACTCTGGAACGTCCTATTCGCCATCAGCTTCCTCGCCCTCGCCGGTGCATTCCTAATTAAGAGCGCACAACTCACAAAGCACGTTCTCATCCCCCCAGTCCGTACACTACTCACTACCCCCCGTGCCGCGCTCTCCAGCCTCCGTGACCGTCTCATCTCAACGCCCATCCGAACACTCCGGAAGTCCTGGAATAACCTATGAACAAATCCGTGAGAGGGATGACACCGACACGGAGGCGGGAGTTTTCCTGAAGATGATTTAGGCGTTTCCGGCACCCCAGTAGACGGCAATTTCGCCATCAGCAAATCGTTCGGAGGACGCGAGTGACACATCCCTCCGAGTGAGAGCTTCAGGACTTTGTAGAGGATTTCACCGTCACGTACGACACCGGCCTGCACTTCTCCGCCTTCATTTGCTCGCGTTATCCCAGAATACATATTACTTTTCGTACAGAATCAGTTAGTAGTGTCCGTTCACAGCCCGTCCTTCAGGAGTGGAGGCTGAGACGCACGTCAAGGCTCGTTGTGAGCGCCGTCGCTGTCTTTGTTGCGCTTCGTCTTACTCATGGCTTCGTGTTAGGGCTCGGCGTGGCGATTGTGCTGGCAATACTGCTGGATATTTCATGGTGGCTACACAACCGCTATGCTACGCAAAGCGAGTATACGCCCACTACACTTAGCGATGTCCCGAATTACTGCGTCGGGTGACCGTGATACCCGAAAAGTACGTGCTGGTCGGTTCTATCCGTTCTAGGCTATGGCGATCGCTGCGCCTACGAAGAACGCGACGACTGCGGTCCCAAGAAGGGCCGCCGAAGGCCGGTTACTCCCTCTTGGTTCTTGTTCGAACGGTTCCCATTCAAGCAGGATTCCGAGACCGATAACGATAGCAGCACAACCACCAACGAAACCGGGTACGGACCATAGCGAAAGTCCGCTTTGGACTATCGCGCCTGCTGATTCAAACGCGAGCAGTATTCCCGTGATTAATGGCGCAGCACCAACCGCTTTTTTGGAGGGCATACATCAAGCTTGTCGGCTCATAACACGTAACCGTTGTCATCACGTACACCCTCTCCGCTGATTTTCTCAGTTCACATTTTAAATGGAGGGTCGATTCGCGGCGTCGTTGGCGAAGTTATTGGCTGTCGTTCCACGCCTAAACAAGCCGAATCGTGGATTCGTGTTCGACGTACCGCGAACCAGCCGGTCTACTCCTCCTTCATCCGACTGCCGCCCGGCGGCAGGAACTCCTGGATGAGGTCGGGGCTGGCCACCTTCCGGACGAACGAGGTGTCGGCGAACCGCTCGCGGAACCGGCGGTAGATGCGCTTGGCGACGTCGCCCTGGGCGTACCGGCCGGGTTCGACCTCGACGTGGGTCTCGACCCGCGGCACGACTGCGGAGGGCGGACCCCCGAGCACCCGGGTGTGGGGCTCGCAGGCGATGCCGACAGCGACCCCGACCGCGACGTCCCGGAAGTAGGTTCGGTCGCCCCGGATGGCGAACCCGCCCTTCTCGAGGTACTCGCCGCTCTCTGGCGTCTTGCTCACCTGGTCGGGCGTGACCACGTACGCGTCGCCCGAGAACCGGCTGTCCTTCCAGACCGACGAGTACGACACCGCGAACTGGGCGGCCTCCCGCTTGCTCTGGTCCGGAACGTCCACGTCCCGGGAGGGCTCGCTCGGGTCGGAGGTCTTCAGGATGGTGACGGGGCCGCCGTGGGCCTGCGTGTGGAAGAACAGGTCGTTGCCCTCCAGGTACTTCTGGACGAGCTCCTCGTTCTGGTCGGCGTTGCGCCCGCCGATGACCAGGAAGTCGTCGCCGGTCCGGAACCACCGGAAGCGCTCGTACCACTGCTCCTGCTTCCGGATGGGGATAGACGGCTCCGAGAGCCAGTCGACGTCCTCCCGTTCTTCGTCCTCGTCGCCCGCGTCACCGTCGCCGTCTCCGGGCTCGCCGGCGTCGGCCTCCCACTCCTCCTTGCGCTGGCGGACCTCCTCTAAGTCCTCGCGGGTGTCCTCGATGGCGGCCATCGCGCCCTCCTTCTTCTCCTCGATGCGCTTGGCCTCGGTGTAGAGCCGGTCGGCGTTCTTCTCGACCCCCGTCTCGGCGTCGAGTTCGACCGACGTCCCGTCGAGGTTCACCGTGACCATCCCCTCCTCGGGGTTCACGCCCTCGACGGCCTCGGCGGCCTCGATGCCCCGCTCGGCGCCCTCCTCGAACCGGGCCTCGATCTCCTCCCACGAGGTGCCCTCGTCGAGCGCGTTCCGGACCGTGGTGAGGATGTCGTCGGCCAGGCCGTAGTGGCCGTAGAGCCGTTCTGCCTTCTCGCGTTCGGCCTCGGCGTCGCGCTCGAATCCCTCGATTGCCTGCTCCTGCTGCTCGATGATGCGCTGCTGCTTCTCGATCTCGGCCTCGAAGTCGGGGCGCTGGTCGCCCACCTCCTGCTCGCTGGCGCTCTCGCCCTCGTAGTCGACGTTGGCGAAGTAGAAGTCGACCGCCTCGTTGAACGTGTCGAACGACTCGGCGTCGCGGTCGGCGTACTCCTCCAGCGCGACCGGGGTGACGTCGACCAGCCGGTCGTCCTCCCGGTAGACCCGCGGGTCGAAGTCGCGCTCGCGGACCTGGTCGGCCAGCCGCCGGACGGCGTCGAAGACGGCCTCGTAGTCCTCGTCGGTGGCGTCGTCGATGGACGTTCCCTTCTCGATGCCCGCACGGGTGCAGACCTCCTCGGCGTAGAGCCCGCCGAAGTTGAGCTGGGTCGCGAGGGTGCGCACGATGTCGGTGTCCGACTCCTCCATGTGGGCGACGAAGGTGTCGTAGTCGACGTCGAGCGGGTTGACGCGCTCGTCGGGGAACTCGTACTGGCTCCCCGGCGCGACGGTCCGGGACTTGAGCCGGACCGTGTCGAGGCTGTCGACGACCTCGCGGTTCTCGTCGAGCACGGCGATGTTACCCTGGCCGAACAGCTCCGCGACGATGGTGGTGTCCTCGTCGTCGCGCTCGAAGTGGAACTGGAGGATGCGGTCGAAGCCGTACTGCTCGACGCCCGCGAAGTCGGCGCCCGACAGCCGGTTGCGCAGCATCATGGCGAAGTTCGGCGGGCGACCCGGCGCGTCGGGCACGTTCTCGGGCGCCGAGACGTAGGCGCGCTTCAGGTCGCCGACTTCCACGATGAGCTCGACCCGGCCCCGGTCGAAGTCTCGCATCTTGAGCCGCAGGAGGTCGTCGTCGTAGAGGTACGCCTTGTCGAGCTTCGCGCCCTCGTAGGTCCCCAGCTCGGCCACGACGGCCGCGAGGTCGATGCTCGACAGTTCCCGCTTCTGGTCCATGCGTCGTGATTGCTCGTTCTGGCGGAAAGGCCTATCGCTACGGCGTGTACGTTCGTCGTGGTGCCGGTGTCAACAGAGGGAGCGGGCGGCCCTCAGTGGTCTGCCTCGTGGGGATTCAGCTCGGTCCCGTAGTTCGCGGCGTGGTCCTCGTAGTCGATGAACCGCGGAGCGTCCGGGTCGAAGGGTCGCTCCAGCGACTCGAACGCCTTCTTCTTGTCCCAGTTCTGGAGCCCGCCGACCGCGCTCCGGTCCTCGAGGTCGTGGTAGTCGAGGTCCGGTTCGGTCAGTTCCCACGCCTCCATGCCGGTCTCGGTCCGGACGATGACCGACGAGTACTCGTCGGAGCTGCCGACCGAACCGACGGTGAGGTCGGCGCAGTAGCCCGTGAAGTCGGCGCACTCGTCGCAGCCCTTCAGCGCGGCGTCGTGGAAGTGCTCGATGTCCTCGGCCAGCCGGAGGTCGCCGTCGCGGTCGTAGACTCGCATCTCGCCATCGAGCACGTCGAGCTTGCCGATGTCCTCGGGCTGGATGTCGCGCTTCTCCGCCAACTGGTCGCCGATAAGCCGCCGGTAGTTGAAGTTCTTCGTGCACATCAGCGCGACGGTGTAGTCGACGGCCCGGGCCATCGCGTTCTGGGACCCGTACTCCCACTCGAAGTCCTGCAGGGCTCGAATCCCCTCGATCTCGCAGGGCGTCCCCACGAGCGCCAGGCTGAGGTCCTCGGGGTCCCTGACGGGCAACTTCTCCTCCCACTGCGCGAGGTCGAGATCCCCCAGCGCCATCGTCTGGTTGTAGAAGCTCCCGGCGTTCGCGACCAGCCCCTCGCGGGTGGTCGCGAGGAAGCTCTCGGCCTTCCAGGGCTCCTCGTCGGATTCCGTGGCGACGAGCGCGCCGTCGATCTCGCCGGCGTCGAGCAGGTGGCACAGGACCGACGTGACCACGCCGCCGTCCTGGGCGCCCTCGCGCCAGTCGTCGGTCACCCGCGCGGAGAACTCCGTGATGGGGTCTCCCGCGCCCTTCACGTTGTCCTCGCCGCCGGTGATTTTCCACTGGCGCTCGTACCGCAGCCCGCCCCGCGGGCAGAAGTCCCAGCACAGCGAGCAGCCGGTGCACATCTTCACCAGCTCCGGGAGGTCGTCGTCGCCGATGCCGATGGAGTCGGAAGGACAGGCGGCCACGCAGGTCCCGCACTGGATGCACCGGTCCTCCTCGATGACCGCCTCGTCGAGCTCCATGAACCAGGTCTTGTCGTCGGGCGTCTCGATGTCGTTCATCTCCGCCCGGATGCCGTACCCGGGCGTGTCGAGGTCCGCCCCCTCGGGCATCCCGACGCGCTCGACCGGGTCGCCGTCGTCGACGTCCTGGCTCTCGCCCGCGGCGGGCGTCGTGAACTCGACGTCGCCGAGGTTCCCGTCCGCGTCGACGTTCGCGGGCGTCGTCCCGCCGTCAGAGGCAAGCTCTGACGAGCCTTCGTTCACTTCGCTCGCGAAGACGCCGTCTGCCACTGGCTCGGCCGCCGACTCGGGTTCGGGGTTCGCGTCAGATTCCGCCTCCGTGCCGACCGCGTAGGGACGCGACTCGTCGGCTGGCCCGATCTGGTCGCCCGGAATCGTCCCGTGTTCGGACGCCGGCCGGTGGGTCCGGACGCCCTCGGCGCGTGGGACCGTTCGCTCGGCGTCGGCATCCGTATCGACGTCAGGAACGCCGGGCAGCGGCTCGTCGGCCTCCGCGCCCTCCCGCTGGTCGCTCTCACCAGTCCCGTCAGTCATCTGTCGCCACTCCCTTCGAAACGGGGGCGTCGGCCCCGCGCATGACGGTCCTGAGCCGGTCGTTGTCGACCCGGCGGGTCCACTCGTAGAAGCGCTCACCGTCGGTTCGCTCCTCGGCATAGACCCCGAACAGTTCCTCGAGCGCCGGAATCACGGCGTCGGCCGGGACCGCGGTCTCGACCCAGTCGAGGAACGCGTTGTCGGTCCCGAGGCTCCCGCCGAGGCCGAAGTCCATGCCCTCGACCACCGCGTCGTCCTCGCCGTTGGTGCTGTCCGCCGCGTCCTCGACCTTGACCGTCTCGCCCCGGAAGCCGATGTCGGCGATCTGGGGCTGGGCGCACGAGGCCGAGCAGCCCGACATGTGCATCCGGACCACGTCGAGGTCCTCGGGGGTGTCGATGCGCTCGTCGAGCTCCCGGGCCCAGCGCTTGACGCGCTTCTTGGTCTCGATGATGCCGTAGTTGCAGAACTCGCTGCCGGTGCAACCGACCGCGCCCCGCGAGAAGGGGCCGGGGTCGGGCCGGTAGTCCGCGGCGAACGGTTCGTCGAGCAGGTCCGCGACGTTCTCCTCTGGGACGTGGGTGACCAGGAAGTTCTGGTCGGTCGCGAGCCTGACGGTCGTCTCGTCGGTCCCGTACTCGCGGGCGGCACGGGCCATCTCGGCGAACTCGTCGCCGCCCATCCGCCCGCCCACGACGTTGAATCCCACGTACTGTAGCCCGTCCTGCTTCTGGTCGTGGACGCCGACGTGGTCACCGGCGTACCCTTCGGTCAGGTCCCGACCCCGTGTCGGCAGGTCGACAGCGCACCGGTCGCGGACCGCCTCCTCGAAGGTGTCCGGTCCCAGCTGCTCGACCAGATACCGCATCCGACAGACGCCGCGGTTGTGGCGGTCGCCCAGCTCCTTGAACGCCTGGGCGACCGCCCGGCAGAACTCCACGGCGTCCTCGGGCGGGACGAACACGTCGAGCGGCGAGGCCATCCGCGGCCCGTCCGAGAGACCGCCGCCGACCCGGACGTGGAAGCCGTAGCAGTCGGTCCCGTCGACCGTCTTGCGGGCGGGGACGAGTCCCACGTCGTTGATCTGGGACTGGGCGCAGTCCCGGCGGCAGCCGGTGACGGTTATCTTGAACTTCCGCGGGAGGTTGGCGTACTCGCGGTTGCCCGTGAAGAAGTCCGAGACCGCGTCGACCACGGGCTGGGCGTCGAAGCACTCGTGGTCGCTGACGCCGGCGACCGGACAGCCCAGCACGTTCCGGGCCGAGTCGCCGCAGCCCTGGACGGTCGTCAGGCCGACCTCGTCGTAGCGGTTCCAGATGTCGGGGACGTCCTCGATCTCGAGCCAGTGCATCTGGACGTCCTGCCGGGTGGTGACGTCGAGGAACGCGTCGCCCCACAGTTCGTTCTGGTCGGCGCCGCCGTACTCGTCGGGCGCGGTCGCGTACTCGTCGGCGACCTCGCCGACGATCTCGGCCTGCTCGGGCGTGAGCCGACCGCCGGGTACCTTGGTCCGCAGCATGAAGTAC containing:
- a CDS encoding ABC transporter permease encodes the protein MNWRAIAGKEFRDVRRSNVLWMLTGVITAITALSILTQSQTTTEFTPIIRALSSLGTLITLLFPLAVLISSYNAIIGELESGSGIYLLGLPNTRLDVLFGKFIGRLIVTTLSVTAAFSLGAVLLVVHLNRLPLGTYLGFFAVTLYFSAVWTGIGTGISALARSRGQALAAALSTYLVFVLGWVLPLVFDPRRLTAYLVESVLGFGAMPELYDLAYRFSPSTAYGALSGHIIHGTSDATVFFLEWWFMLVLLFCWLSGVLTVGYIRFRTMELAR
- a CDS encoding ABC transporter ATP-binding protein, with the protein product MTAIETTNLTKRYGDVLAVDSLDLCVEEGEVYGFLGPNGAGKSTTINLLLNFLHPTTGTASVLGYDTQTDAHELRKHIGILPENATGYERLTGHEHLEFANACKDSRTDIDAVLDRVGLRQSDADRAVGEYSKGMAQRLGLGMALVGDPDLLILDEPSSGLDPSGMRKIRAVIREEAAAGTTVFFSSHILPEVEAVCDRVGILREGDLVVEDSIENLRESVFTHATIDVVLRSEPQSLTLESVPGVEYVDVDGRNLHVVCANRGVKADVVMHLQEHEGVADILSEPASLEEMFEAYTNTDECDNDGQVQMERNA
- the rqcH gene encoding ribosome rescue protein RqcH; this translates as MDQKRELSSIDLAAVVAELGTYEGAKLDKAYLYDDDLLRLKMRDFDRGRVELIVEVGDLKRAYVSAPENVPDAPGRPPNFAMMLRNRLSGADFAGVEQYGFDRILQFHFERDDEDTTIVAELFGQGNIAVLDENREVVDSLDTVRLKSRTVAPGSQYEFPDERVNPLDVDYDTFVAHMEESDTDIVRTLATQLNFGGLYAEEVCTRAGIEKGTSIDDATDEDYEAVFDAVRRLADQVRERDFDPRVYREDDRLVDVTPVALEEYADRDAESFDTFNEAVDFYFANVDYEGESASEQEVGDQRPDFEAEIEKQQRIIEQQEQAIEGFERDAEAEREKAERLYGHYGLADDILTTVRNALDEGTSWEEIEARFEEGAERGIEAAEAVEGVNPEEGMVTVNLDGTSVELDAETGVEKNADRLYTEAKRIEEKKEGAMAAIEDTREDLEEVRQRKEEWEADAGEPGDGDGDAGDEDEEREDVDWLSEPSIPIRKQEQWYERFRWFRTGDDFLVIGGRNADQNEELVQKYLEGNDLFFHTQAHGGPVTILKTSDPSEPSRDVDVPDQSKREAAQFAVSYSSVWKDSRFSGDAYVVTPDQVSKTPESGEYLEKGGFAIRGDRTYFRDVAVGVAVGIACEPHTRVLGGPPSAVVPRVETHVEVEPGRYAQGDVAKRIYRRFRERFADTSFVRKVASPDLIQEFLPPGGSRMKEE
- a CDS encoding Coenzyme F420 hydrogenase/dehydrogenase, beta subunit C-terminal domain, with translation MTDGTGESDQREGAEADEPLPGVPDVDTDADAERTVPRAEGVRTHRPASEHGTIPGDQIGPADESRPYAVGTEAESDANPEPESAAEPVADGVFASEVNEGSSELASDGGTTPANVDADGNLGDVEFTTPAAGESQDVDDGDPVERVGMPEGADLDTPGYGIRAEMNDIETPDDKTWFMELDEAVIEEDRCIQCGTCVAACPSDSIGIGDDDLPELVKMCTGCSLCWDFCPRGGLRYERQWKITGGEDNVKGAGDPITEFSARVTDDWREGAQDGGVVTSVLCHLLDAGEIDGALVATESDEEPWKAESFLATTREGLVANAGSFYNQTMALGDLDLAQWEEKLPVRDPEDLSLALVGTPCEIEGIRALQDFEWEYGSQNAMARAVDYTVALMCTKNFNYRRLIGDQLAEKRDIQPEDIGKLDVLDGEMRVYDRDGDLRLAEDIEHFHDAALKGCDECADFTGYCADLTVGSVGSSDEYSSVIVRTETGMEAWELTEPDLDYHDLEDRSAVGGLQNWDKKKAFESLERPFDPDAPRFIDYEDHAANYGTELNPHEADH
- a CDS encoding nitrite/sulfite reductase; this translates as MNTVEQWKQRKHPLDVLDDVETYAAEGLSFDEIEARAGEGEWERLKWAGLYTHGTHRGYFMLRTKVPGGRLTPEQAEIVGEVADEYATAPDEYGGADQNELWGDAFLDVTTRQDVQMHWLEIEDVPDIWNRYDEVGLTTVQGCGDSARNVLGCPVAGVSDHECFDAQPVVDAVSDFFTGNREYANLPRKFKITVTGCRRDCAQSQINDVGLVPARKTVDGTDCYGFHVRVGGGLSDGPRMASPLDVFVPPEDAVEFCRAVAQAFKELGDRHNRGVCRMRYLVEQLGPDTFEEAVRDRCAVDLPTRGRDLTEGYAGDHVGVHDQKQDGLQYVGFNVVGGRMGGDEFAEMARAAREYGTDETTVRLATDQNFLVTHVPEENVADLLDEPFAADYRPDPGPFSRGAVGCTGSEFCNYGIIETKKRVKRWARELDERIDTPEDLDVVRMHMSGCSASCAQPQIADIGFRGETVKVEDAADSTNGEDDAVVEGMDFGLGGSLGTDNAFLDWVETAVPADAVIPALEELFGVYAEERTDGERFYEWTRRVDNDRLRTVMRGADAPVSKGVATDD